In Acipenser ruthenus unplaced genomic scaffold, fAciRut3.2 maternal haplotype, whole genome shotgun sequence, the following proteins share a genomic window:
- the LOC117434652 gene encoding putative palmitoyltransferase ZDHHC13 yields the protein MQWKEDKQCCHHGHGHGHGHGDRHGNGHGLRQGFLGHPGQMDQLTNDPTQQPKSLSFIDDQSNWDIIKATQYGALERCKELVEAGYDVRHPDKENVSLLHWAAINNRVDLVKYYISKGAIIDQLGGDLNSTPLHWAVRQGHLSTVVVLLKYRADLALVDGEGFSSIHLAVLFQHMPIIAYLLAKGQDVDMPDINGQTPLMLAAQKIVGPEPAHFLLKFNASVSAVDKVHKNTPLHWAVMSGNGNAAHFLLEAGADVDAQNAKGETPLDLAHQVRNPALIHMLTQVKHERSNANMMFFRRLQRYKFHLVLLFCICVLWGIGFIADMNSESWLLKGTLFACMYAVIHLVTRRFMGSQVQSFLPAALLLASLFWMFVTWFVLFLQDLSEPIFQIPFTVNLTGLLYFYYKSWRTDPGYIRATEEDKKENVITLAEAGCLELGIFCSSCLVHKPMRSKHCFACDSCVARHDHHSLWINGCIGAGNHRYFFGFVFFLSLVGGWMFYGTIAYWSSHCPTNYQEDGVWGFVSQIVCCSPWVMLVFVVVFIHTSWSSLLLLTQLYHIAFLGLTVTERLNLLKRLKRSRHAISIRQNPYNLGCFKNIVNFFQLRCFGLFKPNIVDWTQQYSVSVHSQQSVPGDLQAV from the exons ATGCAGTGGAAAgaagacaaacaa TGCTGCCATCATGGACATGGGCACGGACATGGGCACGGAGACAGGCACGGGAATGGACATGGGCTTAGACAGGGATTCCTTGGACATCCTGGACAAATGGATCAACTTACAAATGACCCCACACAACAACCCAAAAGCCTTTCGTTCATAGATGACCAAAGCAACTGGGACATTATAAAAGCTACACA gtatggGGCCCTGGAAAGGTGTAAGGAGCTTGTGGAAGCTGGTTATGATGTCCGACATCCAGACAAAGAAAATGTTTCTCTCCTTCACTGGGCAGCTATCAACAACAGAGTGGACCTGGTCAA GTATTACATTTCCAAAGGTGCAATAATAGACCAGCTGGGTGGAGATTTAAATTCAACTCCTCTTCACTGGGCTGTAAG GCAGGGTCATTTATCCACAGTGGTCGTGCTGTTGAAATACAGAGCAGACCTTGCACTGGTAGATGGAGAAGGGTTTAGCAGTATTCACCTGGCAGTCCTGTTCCAGCACATGCCCATTATAGCTTATCTTCTTGCAAAAGGGCAG GATGTAGATATGCCAGATATAAATGGACAGACACCTTTGATGTTAGCAGCTCAGAAAATCGTTGG ACCTGAGCCTGCTCACTTTCTCCTTAAGTTTAATGCTTCGGTCAGTGCCGTGGACAAGGTACACAAAAACACCCCTCTGCACTGGGCAGTGATGTCAGGCAATGGCAATGCAGCTCATTTTCTATTGGAAGCAGGAGCTGATGTGGATGCCCAGAATGCAAAG GGAGAGACTCCTCTTGATCTTGCTCATCAGGTTAGGAACCCTGCACTGATTCACATGCTAACACAAGTGAAACATGAGAGAAGCAACGCCAACATGATGTTTTTCAGGAGATTGCAAAGATACAAG TTCCATTTGGTCTTGCTGTTTTGCATTTGTGTGCTGTGGGGAATAGGATTCATAGCTGACATGAATTCAGAATCTTGGTTACTTAAAGGAACTCTCTTTGCCTGTATGTATGCGGTAATCCATCTTGTTACAAG GCGCTTCATGGGATCTCAGGTCCAGTCCTTCTTGCCTGCAGCTCTTCTTCTGGCCTCGCTGTTCTGGATGTTTGTGACTTGGTTCGTTTTGTTCCTGCAAG ATCTGTCTGAGCCAATTTTCCAGATCCCCTTTACCGTCAATCTTACAGGACTCCTGTATTTCTATTACAAAAGCTGGAGAACAGACCCTGGGTACATCCGAGCCACAGAAGAAGATAAGAAAGAG aacGTTATCACTCTTGCAGAGGCAGGCTGCCTAGAACTGGGTATCTTTTGCAGCTCATGTCTT GTGCACAAGCCTATGAGATCAAAGCATTGTTTTGCATGTGACAGCTGTGTGGCACGACATGACCATCACTCTCTGTGGATTAATGGCTGTATAG GTGCTGGAAATCATCGCTATTTTTTCGGATTTGTGTTTTTCCTCTCGCTTGTTGGAGGGTGGATGTTCTATGGGACCATTGCGT ATTGGTCATCTCACTGCCCTACTAACTATCAGGAGGATGGCGTGTGGGGATTTGTGTCTCAGATCGTTTGCTGTTCTCCCTGGGTGATGCTTGTATTCGTTGTAGTTTTCATCCATACCTCATGGTCTTCTCTCCTGCTATTGACACAGCTGTATCAC ATTGCTTTCTTGGGTTTGACTGTAACTGAAAGATTAAATCTTTTGAAGCGTTTAAAAAGGTCCAGGCATGCAATTTCAATAAGGCAAAACCCATACAA tttgggTTGTTTCAAGAACATTGTGAATTTCTTCCAGTTGAGGTGCTTTGGCCTGTTTAAACCAAACATCGTCGATTGGACTCAGCAGTACAGTGTATCTGTTCACTCGCAACAGTCAGTGCCTGGTGACTTGCAGGCAGTGTAA